The Henckelia pumila isolate YLH828 chromosome 2, ASM3356847v2, whole genome shotgun sequence genome includes a window with the following:
- the LOC140877937 gene encoding uncharacterized protein: MISFSKIPMFSKEDFDDWKIRMQAHLSALDDDMWFVITDGTLAITKINTTIALSEGGPQYIEKPRIEWTAEDKKKANIDNVAKDILYKMLDKNTFSKINTCKTGKEIWEKLIQLCEGNEQAKENKLSVATQKFDNIKMKPGESMTEFDERVSSIVIEHNGLGKTYPNMEVILKVIRGLPKE; encoded by the coding sequence ATGATTTCATTcagcaaaattcctatgttctcaaaAGAAGACTTTGATGACTGGAAGATTCGTATGCAAGCACACCTATCAGCACTAGACGATGACATGTGGTTTGTCATCACTGATGGAACTCTTGCGATCACCAAGATCAATACTACTATAGCTCTTTCTGAAGGTGGTCCACAGtacattgagaaaccaagaatcGAATGGACTGCTGAAGACAAAAAAAAGGCAAATATTGATAATGTGGCTAAAGATATCTTGTATAAAATGCTTGACAAGAACACCTTTAGCAAAATCAATACATGCAAAACCGGGAAAGAAATTTGGGAGAAGTTGATTCAACTCTGTGAAGGAAATGAACAGGCGAAAGAAAACAAATTGTCTGTCGCCACTCAAAAATTTGACAACATCAAGATGAAACCAGGTGAATCAATGACAGAATTTGATGAGAGAGTAAGCAGCATTGTTATTGAGCATAATGGATTGGGAAAAACATATCCCAACATGGAAGTTATTCTCAAGGTAATTCGAGGCCTTCCCAAAGAATAA